In Fodinicola acaciae, the following proteins share a genomic window:
- a CDS encoding DNA cytosine methyltransferase translates to MAALVAAWFRRWPLSAPRRRRERRRGVTHRPGATTGHDRRTESAIPRPAGGPRIGSLCTGAGGLDIGVQAVLGGQLVWYADPDRYATALLARRFPDVANLGDITTVDWPHVPPVDVLTAGFPCQDTSNAGYRTGVTEGTRSGLWTSVAEAIRHLRPRRVVLENVAALRSRGLDRLQADLAALGYDTAWTCLRASAVGAAHHRDRLFLLATRTTPPYSAAESR, encoded by the coding sequence ATGGCCGCGCTGGTGGCGGCCTGGTTCCGCCGATGGCCACTATCCGCACCCCGCCGGCGGCGCGAACGACGCCGCGGCGTGACCCACCGACCAGGCGCCACCACCGGTCATGATCGCCGAACCGAATCGGCCATCCCGCGGCCAGCCGGAGGTCCGAGAATCGGATCGTTATGCACCGGTGCGGGTGGCTTGGACATCGGCGTCCAAGCCGTTCTTGGCGGGCAACTCGTCTGGTACGCCGACCCCGACCGCTACGCCACCGCGCTGCTGGCGCGGCGCTTCCCCGACGTGGCGAACCTCGGTGACATCACCACCGTCGACTGGCCCCACGTGCCGCCGGTGGATGTGCTCACCGCCGGCTTCCCGTGCCAGGACACCAGCAACGCCGGCTACCGCACCGGCGTCACCGAAGGGACACGCAGTGGCCTCTGGACCAGCGTCGCCGAGGCGATTCGCCACCTTCGACCACGCCGCGTCGTGCTGGAGAATGTCGCCGCTCTCCGGTCCCGGGGACTCGACCGCCTCCAAGCGGATCTGGCCGCGCTCGGGTACGACACGGCATGGACATGCCTACGCGCATCCGCTGTCGGCGCCGCCCATCACCGCGACCGACTCTTCCTCCTCGCCACCCGCACAACGCCTCCCTACTCAGCCGCCGAATCGCGGTGA
- a CDS encoding DNA-methyltransferase, which yields MTLSMPHWQRPGVALYAGDAHTVLAHLPAASVDCIVTSPPYFGLRDYGTCGQYGLESTAENYVANLVAVFAQARRTLSDRGTAWIVIGDGYISSPTGRGDTTHRYRIHPHTPSGASARRPKLVAKKNLIGIPWRLALALQADGWWLRSATIWHKPNAMPESVIDRPALVHEYILMLTKQPRYYFNLDAIRVPHAAPTVTRHPDDPRPDARRRGHKYRADNPLLPPRHRYHSFLPDPRQPYGHPGGRNPGSVWSIPSQSSRDTHCAPYPIDIPRRAIAAGCPPEGVVLDPFHGSGTTGVAAIESGRRYIGIDLNPHYLELSIRRLIDSQDGSGTAGADADEYGS from the coding sequence GTGACCCTCTCGATGCCGCATTGGCAGCGCCCCGGTGTCGCCCTCTACGCCGGCGACGCGCACACAGTGCTCGCCCATCTGCCGGCCGCATCTGTGGATTGCATCGTCACAAGCCCGCCGTACTTCGGCCTCCGCGATTACGGCACCTGCGGCCAGTACGGTCTGGAATCCACCGCCGAGAACTACGTCGCGAACCTGGTTGCGGTCTTCGCTCAAGCGCGTCGCACCCTCTCTGACCGAGGGACGGCATGGATCGTTATCGGCGACGGGTACATCTCCTCGCCGACTGGTCGCGGTGACACCACCCACCGGTATCGCATCCATCCCCACACGCCCTCCGGCGCATCGGCGCGGCGCCCGAAACTGGTCGCGAAAAAGAACCTCATCGGCATCCCGTGGCGGTTGGCGTTGGCGTTGCAGGCCGACGGCTGGTGGCTGCGCAGCGCCACCATCTGGCACAAACCAAACGCTATGCCCGAGTCCGTTATCGACCGGCCGGCGCTGGTCCATGAATACATCCTGATGCTGACCAAACAGCCGCGGTATTACTTCAACCTGGACGCGATCCGCGTTCCGCACGCCGCCCCAACGGTCACCCGTCACCCGGACGATCCGCGGCCCGATGCACGGAGGCGTGGCCACAAATATCGCGCGGACAACCCGCTTCTACCGCCCCGCCACCGATACCACTCGTTCCTGCCTGACCCACGGCAGCCGTACGGACATCCCGGCGGCAGAAACCCCGGCAGCGTCTGGTCCATCCCTTCGCAGTCCAGCCGCGACACCCACTGCGCGCCGTACCCGATCGACATTCCCCGCCGCGCTATCGCCGCCGGCTGCCCACCCGAAGGCGTCGTGCTCGATCCGTTCCATGGCTCGGGCACCACCGGTGTCGCGGCCATCGAATCCGGTCGCCGCTACATCGGCATCGATCTCAATCCCCACTACCTTGAGCTATCTATCAGGCGCCTGATCGACTCGCAGGACGGCAGCGGCACCGCCGGCGCCGACGCTGACGAATACGGCTCCTGA
- a CDS encoding DNA-methyltransferase produces the protein MSAVYEDAHVALWHGDCLQLLPDLEADSVQAVVTDPPYGLGFMGKEWDSSWDASLHTTSFRGRHQQPTLASYRDGRNRTCRGCGRREHGKGRCACRTPEWNRATNGDLRAYETWCRAWASELFRVLRPGGHLVAFGSPRTWHRLAVAIEDAGFQLRDSIAWMYGQGFPKSLDIPRALRTHHADSADSADNAGQEAARWKGWGTGLKPAFEPILVARKPVWGTVADTVRAYGTGPINIDACRVHADDAHPRDYTVRRRNPGATVNATGRWQSTDETSQYAGRTTAGRWPPNVVLTHAPDCGEETCVPGCPVAILDTESGTRISGANPIRRHAPVFRHVYGDFTGQPDCRPARGATRGGASRFFPAFHWHPKAGRRERPAVNGVQHPTVKPLDLTRWLIRLVTPEHGVLLDPFAGSGTTLEAARAENRRCIGIEQNADYLPLIRNRLRRTNATSPPTAHARKE, from the coding sequence GTGAGCGCGGTGTACGAGGATGCGCACGTTGCGCTCTGGCACGGTGATTGCCTCCAACTGCTGCCCGATCTCGAAGCGGATTCGGTGCAAGCGGTGGTGACCGACCCGCCGTACGGGCTCGGGTTCATGGGCAAGGAATGGGACTCCTCCTGGGACGCGTCCCTGCACACCACCAGCTTCCGCGGACGCCACCAACAACCCACCCTGGCCAGCTACCGCGACGGCCGGAACCGGACCTGTCGGGGTTGCGGTCGACGCGAACACGGGAAAGGCCGATGCGCCTGCCGGACGCCGGAATGGAACCGCGCCACCAACGGTGACCTGCGCGCGTACGAAACCTGGTGCCGTGCCTGGGCGTCCGAACTCTTTCGCGTCCTGCGGCCAGGTGGTCATCTGGTCGCCTTCGGCAGCCCGCGGACCTGGCACCGACTCGCCGTCGCGATCGAAGACGCCGGCTTCCAACTCCGGGACAGCATCGCCTGGATGTACGGGCAAGGCTTTCCGAAATCCCTCGACATCCCGCGCGCCCTGCGCACCCACCACGCCGACAGCGCCGACAGCGCCGACAACGCTGGCCAAGAGGCGGCGCGGTGGAAAGGATGGGGAACTGGACTAAAGCCGGCGTTCGAACCCATCCTGGTTGCCCGCAAACCTGTTTGGGGAACCGTCGCGGACACCGTTCGCGCCTACGGCACCGGGCCGATCAACATCGACGCCTGCCGCGTCCACGCCGACGACGCCCACCCACGCGACTACACCGTTCGGCGCCGCAACCCAGGCGCCACCGTCAACGCCACCGGCCGCTGGCAATCAACCGACGAAACGAGCCAGTACGCCGGACGGACAACGGCCGGCCGCTGGCCACCCAACGTCGTCCTCACCCATGCTCCGGACTGCGGTGAGGAAACCTGTGTGCCGGGCTGCCCCGTCGCGATCCTGGACACCGAAAGCGGTACGCGAATCAGCGGCGCCAATCCGATCCGGCGCCACGCGCCGGTCTTCCGACACGTGTATGGCGACTTCACCGGTCAACCCGACTGCAGACCCGCCCGGGGCGCGACCCGAGGCGGAGCATCCAGGTTCTTTCCGGCATTCCATTGGCATCCCAAGGCCGGCCGCCGCGAACGGCCCGCCGTGAACGGCGTTCAGCATCCGACCGTCAAGCCGTTGGACCTCACCCGCTGGCTCATCCGGCTCGTCACCCCCGAGCACGGTGTGCTGCTGGATCCGTTCGCCGGCTCCGGCACCACCTTGGAGGCCGCTCGCGCCGAGAACCGCCGCTGTATCGGCATCGAACAGAACGCCGACTACCTGCCACTGATCCGGAATCGCCTGCGCCGAACCAACGCAACGTCCCCACCCACCGCCCACGCTCGGAAGGAGTAG
- a CDS encoding IS110 family transposase, whose amino-acid sequence MNSEYGVFLGLDVGKGEHHAVGLDPAGKRLHDAPLPNSEPKLRAVFDKLARHGRLLVVVDQPATIGALPVAVARACGHQVAYLPGLAMRRIADLYPGHAKTDARDAFIIADAARSLPHTLRQVDVGDDTLAELEVLVGFDDDLAGEATRIGNRIRGLLTGIHPALEGAIGPKIAHPAVLEILSRCGGPTGIRRAGRRTLTAIATTHAPRIGEKLVTAIWAALDEQTVIVPGTTAADTVLPRLADSLKTVLAQREQVKHEVEEILDAHPLAAVLTSMPGIAVRTAARILLEIGDASAFASSAHLAAYAGIAPVTRASGSSIKGEHPARSGNRKLKRAFFLSAFAALHDPISRAYYDRKRAEGKKHNAALICLARRRCDVLYAMLRNKTQFRHPQPATVATAA is encoded by the coding sequence ATGAACAGCGAATATGGCGTGTTCCTCGGCTTGGACGTCGGCAAAGGAGAACACCACGCCGTTGGTCTGGACCCGGCTGGTAAGCGGCTGCACGATGCGCCGCTGCCCAACAGTGAACCCAAGCTGCGGGCGGTGTTCGACAAACTCGCCCGACATGGCCGGTTGCTGGTCGTGGTGGATCAGCCCGCCACCATCGGCGCCCTGCCGGTGGCGGTCGCCCGCGCCTGCGGGCACCAGGTGGCGTATCTGCCCGGCCTGGCCATGCGCCGTATCGCGGATCTGTATCCCGGCCACGCCAAGACCGACGCCCGCGACGCGTTCATCATCGCCGACGCCGCCCGATCCCTGCCGCACACGCTGCGACAGGTCGACGTCGGCGACGACACGCTGGCCGAACTGGAAGTCCTGGTCGGATTCGATGACGATCTGGCCGGCGAGGCCACCCGCATCGGCAACCGCATCCGCGGCCTGCTGACCGGCATCCACCCCGCCCTGGAAGGCGCGATCGGACCGAAGATCGCGCACCCGGCGGTCCTGGAAATCCTGTCCCGGTGCGGCGGCCCCACCGGCATTCGCAGGGCCGGACGACGCACGCTGACCGCGATCGCCACCACCCACGCGCCCCGCATCGGCGAGAAACTCGTCACCGCGATCTGGGCCGCGCTGGACGAACAGACCGTCATTGTTCCCGGCACCACCGCCGCCGACACCGTGCTGCCCCGCCTGGCTGACAGCCTGAAAACCGTTCTGGCGCAACGCGAACAGGTCAAACACGAGGTCGAGGAGATTCTCGATGCACACCCTCTTGCCGCGGTCCTGACCTCGATGCCTGGCATCGCGGTCAGGACCGCCGCCCGCATCCTCCTGGAAATCGGTGACGCCTCGGCGTTCGCCTCCTCCGCGCACCTGGCCGCCTACGCCGGCATCGCCCCAGTCACCCGCGCCTCGGGCTCCTCTATCAAGGGCGAACACCCCGCTCGAAGCGGTAACCGCAAGCTCAAGCGCGCGTTCTTCCTTTCCGCGTTCGCCGCCCTGCACGACCCCATCAGCCGCGCCTACTACGACCGCAAACGCGCCGAAGGCAAGAAACACAACGCCGCCCTCATCTGCCTCGCCCGCCGACGCTGCGACGTCCTCTACGCCATGCTCCGCAACAAAACCCAGTTCCGGCACCCCCAACCAGCCACAGTCGCTACGGCGGCTTGA
- a CDS encoding tyrosine-type recombinase/integrase: protein MVSGVVQLRPEDAMVEAMLRGWRAQQAARGLRQDTTAVRERVVRRFMGFTNEYPWQWTAAHVDEWSLWMTSERHLAPSTIRAYQNSVQLFTEFLTDNARYGWVSACEREFGTGVHPIPIVHEWNSIAHLQTYEGNPEARPFTREELQRFFDYADDQVDRAVRAKRKGVLAAYRDVTLFKVMYGWGLRRTETARLDVHDWGRNPEAPQFGRYGMLHVRYGKAKRGQPPRRRNVLSMFAWAVEAVSDYVENIRPRFGYPDHPALWVTERGGRVRPPEINARFESYRDALGLPKILVPHSFRHGYVSHNTEDGVDRRFLQVQVGHECDSSTAIYTHVSDDFMNAALRKAIAPALVPTD, encoded by the coding sequence ATGGTGTCGGGTGTCGTTCAGTTGCGTCCGGAGGACGCCATGGTCGAGGCGATGCTGCGCGGGTGGCGCGCCCAGCAGGCCGCGCGAGGGCTGCGGCAGGACACCACCGCGGTGCGGGAGCGAGTAGTGCGCCGGTTCATGGGATTTACGAACGAGTACCCATGGCAGTGGACCGCCGCGCATGTGGACGAATGGTCGTTGTGGATGACGAGCGAACGCCATTTGGCGCCATCGACAATCCGTGCTTACCAGAACAGTGTGCAGCTGTTTACCGAGTTCCTTACGGACAATGCGCGTTATGGCTGGGTTTCGGCTTGTGAGCGGGAGTTCGGTACCGGGGTGCATCCGATCCCGATTGTGCACGAGTGGAACTCGATAGCCCATTTACAAACCTACGAGGGAAATCCGGAGGCGCGTCCGTTCACACGTGAGGAGTTGCAGCGGTTCTTCGACTACGCCGACGACCAAGTGGATCGTGCGGTACGGGCGAAACGCAAGGGCGTGTTGGCCGCCTACCGGGACGTCACCTTGTTCAAGGTGATGTACGGCTGGGGCCTGCGGAGAACCGAGACGGCCCGCTTGGACGTTCACGACTGGGGACGCAACCCGGAGGCGCCGCAATTCGGCCGGTACGGGATGTTGCATGTCCGCTACGGCAAGGCAAAGCGCGGTCAACCACCTCGTCGGCGGAACGTGCTGTCGATGTTCGCTTGGGCGGTCGAGGCGGTGAGCGACTACGTGGAGAACATCCGTCCACGCTTCGGCTACCCGGACCATCCGGCGTTGTGGGTGACCGAACGCGGCGGGAGGGTACGGCCACCGGAGATCAACGCTCGGTTCGAGTCGTATCGGGATGCGTTAGGGCTGCCGAAAATCCTTGTTCCCCATAGCTTTCGTCACGGGTATGTCTCGCACAACACCGAGGACGGGGTGGACCGGAGGTTCCTTCAGGTCCAGGTCGGGCACGAGTGCGACAGTTCGACCGCGATCTACACGCACGTGTCAGACGACTTCATGAACGCGGCGCTGCGTAAGGCGATCGCGCCAGCCCTGGTACCAACTGACTGA
- a CDS encoding helix-turn-helix domain-containing protein, with the protein MDYRWHLRQVMATREMFQTTDLLAPLAERDITLSSSQVYRLVTERPERLSLRILMALLDILDCSMDDLIVPVADANTATTPKKKVVGGGSAERIGELRPKRARIAPTDR; encoded by the coding sequence TTGGACTACCGCTGGCATTTGCGTCAGGTCATGGCGACGCGGGAGATGTTTCAAACCACCGACTTGCTCGCTCCACTCGCGGAGCGAGACATCACCTTGTCTTCCAGCCAGGTCTACCGACTCGTCACCGAACGCCCCGAGCGGCTGAGCCTGAGAATTCTGATGGCATTGCTGGACATCCTCGATTGCTCGATGGACGACCTCATCGTGCCGGTCGCCGACGCCAACACCGCGACCACCCCGAAGAAGAAGGTCGTTGGTGGCGGTTCAGCGGAGAGGATCGGCGAACTGCGACCCAAGCGCGCTCGGATCGCGCCGACGGACCGGTGA
- a CDS encoding SCO6745 family protein, with protein MFELIEPIATVSFSKVVTEAFLALGMRNYWDGYFAGRAAPLGLAPAEVVHAVFYNFADGEVARHVPWVWGKTTPEEAIAVRERSSATVLRRGIGVLAEAPGLVRVADLAARAAVSAPTEGRALYAALRTLDVPAEPVARLWHAATLLREHRGDGHNAALLAHGIGGTEAHVLMALTLGMRAEKFDRLHHLPTARLAAVVDGLRDRGFVDAVGGFTDAGRQTRERIDALTDELAAPAYDELSADELDELIAGLELIAAARYKRSDD; from the coding sequence ATGTTCGAGCTCATCGAGCCGATCGCCACCGTCAGCTTCTCCAAGGTGGTGACCGAGGCGTTTCTGGCTCTTGGGATGCGCAACTATTGGGACGGGTATTTCGCGGGTCGGGCCGCGCCGCTGGGGTTGGCGCCCGCGGAGGTGGTGCACGCCGTCTTCTACAACTTCGCTGACGGCGAGGTGGCGCGTCACGTCCCCTGGGTTTGGGGGAAGACCACCCCGGAAGAGGCGATCGCCGTGCGTGAACGGAGCAGCGCCACCGTGCTGCGGCGCGGGATCGGCGTACTCGCCGAGGCTCCTGGCCTGGTGCGGGTGGCCGACCTGGCCGCCCGGGCGGCGGTCAGCGCGCCGACCGAGGGCCGAGCGCTGTACGCCGCACTCCGGACGCTGGACGTGCCTGCGGAGCCGGTGGCCAGGCTGTGGCATGCGGCGACCCTGTTGCGTGAGCACCGCGGGGACGGTCACAACGCGGCTTTGCTCGCGCACGGGATCGGCGGCACTGAGGCCCACGTCCTGATGGCTCTCACCCTTGGAATGAGGGCCGAGAAATTCGACCGGCTCCACCACCTCCCCACGGCGCGGCTGGCCGCCGTCGTCGACGGACTGCGCGACCGTGGCTTCGTGGATGCCGTCGGCGGGTTTACCGACGCGGGTCGACAGACCAGGGAGCGGATCGATGCCCTCACTGACGAACTGGCTGCTCCGGCGTATGACGAACTCAGCGCGGATGAACTCGACGAGCTGATCGCCGGACTCGAGCTGATCGCCGCCGCACGGTACAAGCGGTCAGACGACTGA
- a CDS encoding carboxylesterase/lipase family protein gives MSRVTRIAGLLIAICGAAGLQSAQSAQAAPSETALGEDAVVSTTSGLVRGAVEDGYRTFRGVPFAAPPVGALRWQEPRPVPPWSGVRTATQPSPRCAQTAFGGGASDREDCLYLDVTTPRSAGHRTPKPVMVWLHGGGNTFGNASDNDPHPLAVGGDVVVVSVNYRLGVFGNFVVPQLGDAPSFGLEDQQAALRWVRANAAAFGGDPRNVTLFGESGGALDVCAQLTSPGARGLFQRAITESGGCSTRWPVNGIIFGDPAGTPWNSMTRQRDIGLAIAAKVGCTDARRMLECLRGTTTAALLAAGPTPVATAIPYGNRTLPMRPDLALRAGRFARVPVMWGTNHDESSLAVSLIPDADLVYSKILADEFGPDAAAAVNQQYPAKDSDPYAVRAKALTAVNTDRVWSCQQLADDRLLTKHTTVFAFEFADPNAPFPAPTPFALGSYHSAEIQYLMDMGAVLTPEQQALSQQMIAYWSQFAATGQPNRPGLPAWQPFHTTHVQALAPGSGQTRPVNLAAEHHCQFWSTIHA, from the coding sequence ATGAGCCGCGTGACGAGGATTGCCGGCTTGCTCATCGCCATTTGCGGGGCAGCCGGCCTTCAGAGTGCGCAAAGCGCGCAGGCCGCACCGAGTGAGACCGCACTGGGGGAAGATGCGGTGGTCAGCACCACCAGTGGATTGGTGCGCGGTGCTGTCGAGGACGGTTACCGTACGTTCCGCGGGGTTCCGTTCGCGGCACCGCCGGTCGGCGCGCTGCGGTGGCAAGAACCGCGGCCGGTGCCGCCCTGGAGTGGTGTCCGTACGGCCACGCAGCCATCACCCCGATGCGCACAGACCGCTTTCGGTGGCGGAGCCAGTGACCGGGAGGACTGCCTCTATCTCGACGTCACGACGCCTCGGTCGGCCGGTCACCGAACCCCAAAACCAGTCATGGTGTGGCTGCACGGCGGTGGCAACACCTTCGGCAACGCCAGTGACAACGACCCACATCCTCTTGCCGTCGGCGGTGACGTGGTGGTCGTCTCCGTCAACTACCGGCTCGGTGTGTTCGGCAATTTCGTCGTGCCGCAGCTCGGCGACGCGCCGAGTTTCGGCCTGGAGGACCAGCAGGCCGCGCTGCGCTGGGTCCGCGCCAACGCGGCCGCTTTCGGCGGCGATCCGCGAAACGTGACGTTGTTCGGTGAGTCCGGCGGTGCGCTCGATGTGTGCGCACAGTTGACCTCGCCTGGCGCGCGCGGCCTGTTTCAGCGCGCGATCACCGAAAGCGGCGGCTGTTCGACGAGATGGCCGGTCAACGGCATCATCTTCGGTGACCCGGCCGGCACGCCATGGAACTCGATGACGCGGCAACGCGACATCGGCCTGGCGATCGCCGCCAAGGTTGGCTGTACGGATGCGCGCCGGATGCTGGAATGCCTGCGCGGCACCACGACCGCCGCGCTGCTGGCCGCCGGGCCGACGCCGGTGGCAACGGCCATACCGTACGGAAACCGGACCCTGCCCATGCGGCCGGACCTAGCCCTGCGTGCCGGACGATTCGCTCGTGTCCCGGTGATGTGGGGAACCAACCACGACGAGTCCTCGCTGGCCGTCTCACTGATCCCGGACGCCGACCTGGTCTACTCGAAAATCCTGGCCGACGAATTCGGCCCGGATGCCGCCGCAGCCGTGAACCAGCAGTATCCAGCCAAAGACAGCGATCCATACGCCGTACGCGCCAAGGCGCTGACCGCGGTGAACACCGATCGGGTCTGGTCCTGCCAACAGCTCGCAGACGATCGGCTCCTGACCAAGCACACGACGGTTTTCGCCTTCGAGTTCGCCGACCCCAACGCGCCGTTCCCCGCCCCCACCCCGTTTGCGCTCGGTTCCTATCATTCCGCCGAAATCCAGTACCTGATGGATATGGGGGCCGTGCTCACACCTGAACAGCAGGCTCTGTCGCAGCAGATGATCGCGTACTGGTCACAATTCGCCGCGACCGGACAACCCAACCGCCCCGGCCTGCCGGCATGGCAGCCGTTCCACACGACGCACGTGCAGGCACTCGCACCAGGCTCCGGTCAGACCCGACCGGTGAACCTCGCCGCCGAGCACCACTGCCAGTTCTGGTCAACCATTCACGCATAG
- a CDS encoding MFS transporter, which yields MTTAHTKQGAGQREWVGLAVLALPTFLVTMDFSVLYLAVPHLTADLAPSGIQQLWIVDIYGFLIAGFLVTMGTIGDRIGRKNLLLIGAAVFGIASVTAAFSTSPEMLIASRALLGVSGAAVMPSVLALVTGMFTDQKQRSRALAIYLTCFMAGLTLGPLVGGVLLQYFWWGSVFLVSVPGIVLLLAVGPFLLPDQKAPDTGKLDPLSVVLSLAAILPSVYGLKELARHGWQWFPAVALLVGIAAGVVFVRRQRHLEHPLLDLRLFGNRTFRSALTLMIVTSVVGTGTLLMVTSYLQNVTALTPLAAGLLLVVPNVLMIIGNLGTPPLTNHVRPAYLITGGLLVAAAGYLIFTLATPTSGPATIVIAMCVAMLGTGPLAALCNQLAMGAVPPVKIGSGAAIVQTTNEFGLGLGIATLATLGNAVYRSNINDALSTVPAGAAYAARESIDRAVAAAGHIAAEQGGDLLAAARDAFTSGVHVVGIASAILYACLAVLALRTFKHVPTSADTDDATDNDKQIHTRSGAPSSERRSHAKI from the coding sequence GTGACTACTGCACACACCAAGCAGGGAGCAGGACAGCGGGAATGGGTTGGGCTGGCCGTGCTCGCCTTGCCCACGTTCCTTGTCACCATGGATTTTTCCGTCCTGTACCTGGCCGTTCCGCACCTGACCGCCGATCTGGCGCCCAGCGGTATCCAGCAGCTGTGGATCGTGGACATCTACGGCTTCCTGATCGCCGGCTTCCTGGTCACCATGGGAACCATCGGTGACCGGATCGGCCGTAAGAATCTGTTGCTCATCGGAGCGGCCGTGTTCGGCATCGCCTCCGTAACGGCGGCGTTCTCCACCAGCCCGGAAATGCTCATCGCCAGCCGTGCACTGCTCGGCGTGTCCGGAGCCGCCGTCATGCCCTCAGTGCTGGCCCTGGTCACCGGCATGTTCACCGACCAGAAGCAGCGCAGCAGAGCGCTGGCGATCTATCTGACCTGCTTTATGGCCGGACTGACCCTCGGGCCGCTTGTCGGCGGCGTACTGCTCCAGTATTTCTGGTGGGGCTCAGTGTTCCTGGTGTCCGTGCCAGGGATCGTGTTGCTGCTGGCGGTCGGCCCCTTCCTGCTTCCCGACCAGAAAGCACCGGACACGGGCAAGCTTGACCCACTCAGCGTCGTGCTCTCGCTCGCGGCGATCCTGCCGTCGGTCTACGGGCTCAAGGAGCTGGCTCGCCACGGCTGGCAGTGGTTTCCCGCAGTGGCACTGCTGGTCGGCATCGCGGCCGGAGTCGTGTTCGTCCGACGGCAGCGTCACCTGGAACACCCGCTACTGGATCTGCGACTGTTCGGCAATCGCACCTTCAGGTCAGCGCTGACCCTGATGATCGTGACCAGCGTGGTCGGCACCGGCACCCTGCTGATGGTCACGTCCTACCTGCAGAACGTCACCGCACTCACCCCTCTCGCCGCCGGCCTGCTTCTGGTCGTCCCCAACGTGCTGATGATCATCGGTAACCTCGGCACGCCACCGCTGACCAACCACGTCCGTCCGGCATACCTGATCACCGGCGGATTGTTGGTAGCCGCGGCCGGCTATCTGATCTTCACGCTGGCCACGCCGACATCCGGGCCCGCGACAATCGTCATCGCGATGTGTGTGGCCATGCTCGGCACCGGTCCGCTGGCCGCGCTCTGCAACCAGCTCGCCATGGGCGCCGTGCCGCCAGTCAAGATCGGCTCAGGCGCGGCGATCGTGCAGACGACCAACGAGTTCGGGCTCGGACTCGGCATCGCCACCCTCGCCACACTCGGCAACGCGGTCTACCGGAGCAACATCAACGATGCGCTCAGCACGGTGCCGGCCGGTGCGGCGTACGCGGCGCGGGAAAGCATCGACCGCGCGGTCGCAGCGGCCGGTCATATCGCGGCAGAACAGGGCGGCGACCTGTTGGCCGCGGCTCGTGACGCCTTCACCTCAGGCGTCCACGTCGTCGGCATCGCCAGTGCGATCCTCTATGCCTGCCTGGCCGTACTCGCCCTACGTACGTTCAAACATGTGCCGACCTCAGCCGATACCGATGACGCCACAGACAACGACAAGCAAATCCACACCCGGTCCGGCGCACCATCATCAGAAAGGCGTTCGCATGCAAAAATCTGA
- a CDS encoding ACT domain-containing protein — MRRNDTADTADTADIDDSGEDPWSALWNGDQAHDVQATGMLSAIVAPLAAGGVPVWVVSSYDGDLVLVPTDRLDEASEVLQMAGHEVRR; from the coding sequence ATGCGGCGCAACGACACTGCCGACACTGCCGACACCGCCGATATTGACGACAGCGGTGAAGATCCATGGTCGGCGCTGTGGAACGGTGACCAGGCGCACGACGTACAAGCGACCGGGATGCTCAGCGCGATCGTGGCGCCGCTTGCGGCCGGCGGCGTACCCGTCTGGGTGGTGTCGAGCTACGACGGTGACCTCGTCCTCGTGCCGACCGATCGGCTGGATGAGGCTTCCGAGGTGTTGCAGATGGCCGGCCACGAAGTCCGGCGTTGA
- a CDS encoding YciI family protein produces MQYLFSVIDDQTTTPTQSELAATGAFNARLQADGYWVFADGLASPRTATVVDNRGSETNEPVFTDGPFLESKEFLGGLYIIQAPDLDVALKLAAEASKHCNRRIEVRPFHSEEA; encoded by the coding sequence ATGCAATACCTGTTTTCCGTGATCGACGACCAGACCACCACACCGACCCAGTCCGAACTGGCCGCCACCGGCGCGTTCAACGCCCGGCTCCAGGCCGACGGCTACTGGGTTTTTGCCGACGGACTCGCCTCACCCCGTACGGCCACCGTCGTCGACAACCGAGGCAGCGAGACCAACGAGCCGGTGTTCACCGACGGTCCCTTCCTGGAATCCAAAGAATTCCTCGGCGGGCTCTACATCATCCAGGCCCCAGATCTCGACGTGGCGCTCAAGCTCGCCGCCGAAGCATCCAAGCACTGCAACCGGCGGATCGAGGTTCGGCCGTTCCACAGCGAAGAAGCGTGA